A single Anaerolineae bacterium DNA region contains:
- a CDS encoding SDR family NAD(P)-dependent oxidoreductase, with protein sequence MTILDSFKLNGKVALVTGAGRGLGQAMAVGLAEGGADIAGLDIVSVEETQGQVETLGRRFLPVTCNLRDATVAQLNEVVGQVVQELGRLDILVNNAGIIRRAPALEFSEEYWDDVIQINLKALFFLSQAAGNVMARQGSGKIINVASMLSFQGG encoded by the coding sequence ATGACGATTTTAGATTCATTTAAACTCAATGGAAAAGTAGCGTTGGTTACCGGGGCCGGGCGCGGGTTGGGCCAGGCAATGGCAGTTGGCCTGGCCGAAGGTGGCGCAGACATTGCCGGCTTGGACATTGTTTCTGTTGAAGAAACACAAGGCCAGGTGGAAACGCTGGGGCGACGTTTTTTGCCGGTAACTTGCAACTTGCGCGACGCGACCGTGGCCCAATTAAATGAAGTGGTTGGGCAGGTAGTCCAGGAATTGGGCCGGCTGGATATTCTGGTCAATAATGCCGGCATCATCCGCCGGGCGCCGGCCCTGGAATTCAGCGAGGAGTATTGGGACGACGTTATCCAGATTAATCTCAAAGCGCTCTTTTTCCTGTCGCAGGCCGCCGGCAACGTGATGGCCCGGCAAGGGAGCGGCAAAATTATCAACGTGGCCTCAATGTTATCATTTCAAGGGGG